GATTTGGCGGCATCCGTTACTCAGAGCTGTTACGTTGCATGTTGTGTATGCGTGCTCAAATGAAAGGAGGAAAATGGCTTCATCCATGCGTTTTCTTTTCCAGTGGGGTGTGCTAGGGGCTTGCCTTCCTTGCACTGACAAGGTAGCCCTTAGCCTTGATGATGCCTCTACTCTTGACAATAATGGAGTAGCGCAGGACCCACTCCAGCCTCCAGTTGGCGATGTTCAGGTCCTGCGTTCCCACCCGCACCGCCTCCTGGAATGTGGCTGCTGACATCAGCTCTGTTGACAGACACATGAGGCCaagtgtgtttaaaatgcacagGTACAAGTGAACTGTGCAAAGCACATGCAAATGAGATTCACTGATACTTCCCAGGTGACCTCAACTACAattcattcattgatttatACAGAAACGTATTTTTTTGACAataatggagctctatggcacagaggaataagatattAGGCTTTTTCTGCAGAGACAACACCTGTTAGTGGGattaacacattgttggttttggtcttgtcttggaatttgttgacaataacaaaaatattaacataTCTGTAAATGTTTGAATAAACACTGAGAACATTTGATCTGGGACGCTTGCACACCGGTTGCAAACCCTTTCGCATCTATAAACTCCATCCAACTGAcaatggaaaaagaaataaacgGAATTTCACCTTTGGGATCGTTGTGTGTGAGCAGCTGGATGTCAAACTCCTTAGCGAAGGCTGTCAGGTCAGGAGGCATCACACAGCAGGAGGCCAGGTTCACCTGGTTACTGCTGGGCTTCACCTGGTACATGAGCAGTTATGTGGTCAGTGAATGTTCAACACAGGAAATGGCACTCAGAGCTGCCGGGTCTGTCAGTGCTGCACTGCCCAAAGCACCAGTAAAACACATTCCTGCTTGCAGTTCTTTTAATCTGTAAACCTGGCCTATTATCAAACAGCAGTATCTTGTTTGCCTCTAAAACAGAGCAGACACTGTACAGATTAAGTTTTGACAGAATTTTTGCAGTTTGAGCAGTTCCAAAGTCCGATTTCCTGCATGGTTGCCGTCTACATTTCTGCAGTGATCTTGTTTAGATACTGCTGAACTTTGCTGCAGAACTGACAGATCTCATTGTCTGAGACATCTGCAGCTCCattttttcctgctgtctctcgTTTTATCAACATTGTTGAGGATGCAGTAGTCttctttaaacacattttattggcATTGTCAATGGATAAAGCAGATTGGGGCTCTCTTGCCTACGTTCAGGGTGAGCACCATGTTGTCGCCGGTCAAATGAACCGTAGTGTGAACACGAGTCACAGGTTCTGGCTGCACAGAAAGGCTGATTAGACGTGTAGCGTTAACACAACATACACAAGTGATTTGCACAGTGTCTGCTCAGCTTAAAAATGACACATACACAATACAAGACAAGTTACACAAGATACCCGCTCACCTGAGCCCAGCTGTGGAGCTGTTCCAGCAGATCTTTGTCCAGGTCAGAAGTGCCAATGGCGGCAATCTGCTGGCTCCTGACCAGAGCCTCCAGCTCCTCCCAGGCTGGCTGAAGGTGAGCCAAAGTTTGGCCATCACCCTCCAGGGGCCCAGGTGGCGCTATGATAACAGAGTCAAGCTGGGAGACTGCCAGCGTCTGGCAGGCTAAGGATGAGAGACAAACAAGGTAGTATCAGGAGTTCAGATTAAAGATGTTCCTATGAAttgtatatcatttttaaaagccCATGAAAATGCTGCTGAAGCGATTTAATGCTCACCCATCTCCACTGCATCTCTGATCGAGGATTCAACGGACTCACACAGGAACAGCTTGACTGTGAAAACAAAGCAACCATAAACATGTCGTCCCGCACacactgctttgtttgttttgtagcaTCTAAATCATTGATACTACATATTACTTATTTGTGATTCAGCCAGGCATTAATTCGGGATGCTCTGATCAATGGGTCAGCGATCGAATCAGAGATTTTTAACATAGGTAAGGCAAATAAATGGAAGTGTTTTGACTGGAATCTCACTGCTGAAAAACTTTTAAACACAGTGCCTGCCAGTACAGTAAATCACTACATAACACTGCAAATTGAGGTGGTAGATCTGGCCAAAATCTATGGTATAAGTAATTTTATAAATCACAGTAACGTGGTGTGCGTGtgtataaattatatatatatatatatatatatatatatatacgatAAAGTAACCACTCTCTTCTTCTGCGGCTGCGGCACAGCAGCTTAGAGGTGCATAACCGCCACCAACTGATGCTCTCACGTAACAAGCATTCCTGCTGCCCAAATCAGAGGTAGCTGGATTTGTGCGATTCAATAGAGAAACCGACCTGAAACCTTCAGCTCTTCCCTCTCCTCAGGTGTGATAGCATCTGTTTCCTGAGGAATGGAGCAGTCCAGTGTATCTGGAAAGTCCTACATGACAAGAAAAGTGAAACTGTGTCACCTGTTCAAAAATGGATTGTAACTCAATCCATTTTCTGACTCGAATACGTTACACTGCTGGCATCCCCCGTCTGTTCAAATGATGGCGTTTGgtcattacataaaaaaaagtcagaaattcCCCTCACAGAGAAAGTCACAATGCTTGAATGATATTTGGCTTCTAATGCACAAACCATGGCACTCTGTCATGAGAGGAATCTCCTCAAAATGGGTTTGTGGTTTACAAAACTgattctgttttctttgtgcGTAAGAATTGATAATAAAGGTGAACGtgacatgctttttttttttgcttggttCAAATATAACATTTGCTGCTGCAGTAATGTTACTAAGTCCGACCTGGTAAGATTCTTTTAGGCAAAAGTGCATTGATTCAGACATGAGACCTACATGGAAAATTTGCCTTCACATTTATGAAAGGGATTTAGGATAACAGACATGAACTTGTGTCAATCTTAACAACGCCAACATTTTACACAGCATGACGAAACTGAAAAATATCCT
This genomic window from Micropterus dolomieu isolate WLL.071019.BEF.003 ecotype Adirondacks linkage group LG05, ASM2129224v1, whole genome shotgun sequence contains:
- the gclm gene encoding glutamate--cysteine ligase regulatory subunit encodes the protein MEPQNTNMNTEAKMLLNHAKTLRLHTGNLVNRNRLKKKCPSSPSEELQDCIQATLSDWYSATKPPSKDFPDTLDCSIPQETDAITPEEREELKVSVKLFLCESVESSIRDAVEMACQTLAVSQLDSVIIAPPGPLEGDGQTLAHLQPAWEELEALVRSQQIAAIGTSDLDKDLLEQLHSWAQVKPSSNQVNLASCCVMPPDLTAFAKEFDIQLLTHNDPKELMSAATFQEAVRVGTQDLNIANWRLEWVLRYSIIVKSRGIIKAKGYLVSARKASP